The sequence GCCTCCGGCGCATAATGAAATGTGGAGTCTATTCAATTGAGTGGACTCCACTTTTTAGTATGCCGGGCATGCGCTCTATCTCGGAGGTGTAGGTTCAGGAAGTCTGTGTTCGGATGCGATATCCGGTCGCGTACGAAACGAACGTCGCAAACCATCATCAAATATAAAATCCAAAATCCCAAATACTAAATCAGTTGTGTGGTTTTGTCCGCTTAATCAATGACCTCTGCCTCAACCAGAGCGCGATTATTGCAAGCGGCGTAAGAAGGATTTTCAGGCTGTGCGAGTTGTATTTGAGGTAGTATCGCAGCATGCTTTTGTGATGCTGTTTGATCATAGGCACGGGGTTCTGGTCGCTAGCCGCTCCGATCCTGTGCGACACCGATACCATCGGGTAATACACCACGCGCCAGCCTGCCATGTGCGCTCGCTTGCACCAGTCCACATCTTCGAGGTACATAAAGAACCTCTCGTCAAGCAGCCCTGTCTGCTCGAAAGTCTCTCTTCTTGCCATCAGAGCCGAGCCCGAGAGCCAGTCCACATCCGCGATCTGATCGTGAGCGAAATCGATCATCAGATAGTCGCGCACGAACCTGTTTTTTGGCGAGAGCTTGCCGAAGATAGTGTGGCGAAAGATAGCTGCGAACATAGTCGGGAAATGCCGTGCTGAAAATTGCAGACTCCCATTGGGGTTTAATATCTTCGGCCCAAGCATTCCTATATCGGGGTTATCGTCCATATAGCCGACCATCTTTGCCAGGACGTCCGGTTCGAGCATACGGCAGTCCGGGTTGAGCAGCAGCACATACCTGCCCCGTGAGCGCCTGATCGACAGGTTGTGAGCCGCGCCGAAACCGAGGTTCACGCTGTTTCGGATAAGCGTTACCTGCCCGTCAAATTCTGATGTGATCATATCAGCCGAGCCGTCCGAGGACGCGTTATCAGCCACGATCACCTCAAAGCTTACCGCCCCATCCTGGGAGAGCATCGAGTTCAGACAATCACGCAGTTCGTCTTTCGTATTCCAGTTCACTATGCTTACTGTAACGTCGATCAAGTTAGCCTCTCAGCGCCATACTTATTCTGATGCATATGCTCGTCAGCCAGTACATAGGCGCAGATATTTTGCCCTTGAAGTGCTTGTTATAAAACCTCAGAAGCGACTTATGCGACTCTCTCGTCATCTTGCGCCTGCCGGCCTGCTTAGTGCCCGCCGCGCCGTGGTGGATCACTGTAGCATCGGGCGTGAAGTATATTTTATATCCCCACAAATGAGCGCGATACAGCCAGTCCACTTCATTAAAGAAAATAGGAAACTGCTCGTCAAAGATGCCGATATCATCCAGCGCACTCCTGCTCAGTATCAGACAGGACCCCATCGGCTGGTCGACCTCGGCGGCCTTGTCATACTTAAAATACGTCATTCTATACGCACCGAATGCCCTGCTGTGTGGGAATAGTTTTGAAAGACCCAGAAACTCCCATGCTATTGCGCCGGGGTAGGGGAATGACCGCACAGAACGGTCTATTGTCCCATCAGGCCTGACCAATTTCCCTCCTGCAGCCGCTGCATCAGGGTGAGAAACCATGAAATCCAGCAGAGCGTCTATTGAGCCCTCGGTTACCTCAGTATCCGGATTCAAGAGTAGAACGAAGTCTCCTTTAGCCAAAGCCAGAGCCTGATTATTCCCACGGGCGTAGCCGTAGTTTTTCGAGTTGGCAATAAGATGGACGTGCGGAAACTCAGACTTGAAAGCGTGTTCATCAAAATCATCTGAGGCATTATCTACCACAATGAACTCATACTCGCACGACGGCGCATGCCTCTCAATCGACTTCAATAGTGCCATCAGGAGGCCAGTGGTGTTCCAGTTAACGATTATAATCGATAATTGCACCCAGCACCTCCATCAGATTATCAGCCACATAGTCCGGCGCCGCTTTTGAGAAAAAGTCAGGCGGGCGGTCTTCTCGCAGAAAGCCTATAGTTTTGACTCCCGCAGCCTTGCCGCACGCCACATCCATCGTGTGATCGCCCACCATAACGCTTGCATCCGCTCTCGCTTTGAGAGCGTCAAGAGCAGTATTGACCGGATCAGGATGGGGTTTATGATGTGTGGTGTCTTCGCGGCAGATCAGAATATCAGGTTCGATCCCGACTATACCGAGCGAGCCTTCACTGGCTTTTCGACAGTTGCGGGTGACAATGCCTACCTTTATGCCATGTTCTTTGAGCGAACCGACCATTTCACGCGCAAAAGGTATTTCCTTCGCTCTTTCAGCATGATCGAGTTCGATTTCCTCAAGAATGTCCATTGCGCGAGCACGAAATGCTTCGCACTGATTATCAAGGACTGCGCAGGCGCTGTCTACCACGCCGAGGATGTCGAGGAGCATCAGCCCCGAAGTGTCTACTCCACACTCGGAGGCCAATTCTATCATTTTGCGCTTCATCAGGGGGAAGTCGATGTTGGTCTCCACCAGCGTCCCATCAAGGTCAAATAAGGCTGC is a genomic window of Armatimonadota bacterium containing:
- a CDS encoding glycosyltransferase family 2 protein; this encodes MQLSIIIVNWNTTGLLMALLKSIERHAPSCEYEFIVVDNASDDFDEHAFKSEFPHVHLIANSKNYGYARGNNQALALAKGDFVLLLNPDTEVTEGSIDALLDFMVSHPDAAAAGGKLVRPDGTIDRSVRSFPYPGAIAWEFLGLSKLFPHSRAFGAYRMTYFKYDKAAEVDQPMGSCLILSRSALDDIGIFDEQFPIFFNEVDWLYRAHLWGYKIYFTPDATVIHHGAAGTKQAGRRKMTRESHKSLLRFYNKHFKGKISAPMYWLTSICIRISMALRG
- a CDS encoding HAD-IA family hydrolase, with product MKPLLTAVDAALFDLDGTLVETNIDFPLMKRKMIELASECGVDTSGLMLLDILGVVDSACAVLDNQCEAFRARAMDILEEIELDHAERAKEIPFAREMVGSLKEHGIKVGIVTRNCRKASEGSLGIVGIEPDILICREDTTHHKPHPDPVNTALDALKARADASVMVGDHTMDVACGKAAGVKTIGFLREDRPPDFFSKAAPDYVADNLMEVLGAIIDYNR
- a CDS encoding glycosyltransferase family 2 protein: MIDVTVSIVNWNTKDELRDCLNSMLSQDGAVSFEVIVADNASSDGSADMITSEFDGQVTLIRNSVNLGFGAAHNLSIRRSRGRYVLLLNPDCRMLEPDVLAKMVGYMDDNPDIGMLGPKILNPNGSLQFSARHFPTMFAAIFRHTIFGKLSPKNRFVRDYLMIDFAHDQIADVDWLSGSALMARRETFEQTGLLDERFFMYLEDVDWCKRAHMAGWRVVYYPMVSVSHRIGAASDQNPVPMIKQHHKSMLRYYLKYNSHSLKILLTPLAIIALWLRQRSLIKRTKPHN